In a single window of the Candidatus Melainabacteria bacterium genome:
- a CDS encoding MFS transporter codes for MWAPLTVPVFRALWLASTFSNIGTFMQDVGAAWLMTSLTISPVMVSLMQTATYLPFFMLSLPAGALADLVDRRRLLIVGQSWMLVAAFGLACLTFFHIVGPWWLLTFTFMLGIGNAISAPAWNASTPELVPRDKLEPAIALGGLSYNTSRGVGSALGGLIVAAAGPAAVFFLNALSFLAVIYVVAQWQHKPNEQGERIFGAMRAGVRYVRHSPALVSVMIRSGVFAGTSASMWALLPLIGREQIRCDSITYGLLLSVFGVGCIVGAFSLPIMRRRLSLDHLNLVGNLLFAISLVILAFSHHFLVACCAMLDAGAAWIIVNSSMNAAAQMATPSWVRARAMSVYILVFQGSVAVGSLLWGQIACFEGGLPLALGISAICMCVNFTLAMRFKLSMVEGMDTSMSSHWRDPNIVHEPDPDNGPVLVTVEYVIDPARAKEFTEAANILGRVRRRDGAYQWHLFFDLARPERCFETFMIESWGEHVRQHERVMISDKVVEDKVNSFHIGERPPIVHHLLSANSAEPIAIPAQNPLRH; via the coding sequence ATGTGGGCCCCTCTGACGGTGCCTGTTTTTCGTGCGCTCTGGCTCGCGTCGACCTTTTCCAACATCGGCACTTTTATGCAGGATGTTGGTGCTGCCTGGTTGATGACATCTTTGACGATATCACCGGTGATGGTATCGCTGATGCAGACAGCTACTTATCTGCCTTTTTTCATGCTCTCTTTGCCGGCTGGAGCCCTGGCTGATTTAGTAGACAGACGCAGACTCTTGATTGTTGGTCAGAGCTGGATGCTAGTAGCGGCATTCGGTCTTGCTTGCCTGACGTTTTTCCATATAGTCGGACCCTGGTGGCTTCTCACTTTCACTTTTATGCTTGGTATCGGCAATGCCATCAGCGCACCGGCATGGAATGCTTCGACACCAGAGCTGGTGCCACGCGATAAGTTGGAGCCCGCGATTGCACTGGGCGGGTTGAGCTATAACACCTCAAGAGGCGTCGGCTCAGCCCTTGGCGGATTGATTGTTGCCGCTGCCGGACCGGCGGCAGTCTTTTTTCTCAACGCCCTTTCATTTCTGGCCGTAATTTACGTTGTCGCTCAATGGCAGCACAAGCCAAACGAGCAGGGTGAAAGAATTTTTGGTGCGATGAGAGCGGGTGTGCGATATGTCAGACACTCACCGGCACTTGTTTCGGTCATGATCAGAAGCGGTGTATTCGCCGGCACCTCAGCTTCGATGTGGGCACTCCTGCCGCTTATTGGGCGTGAGCAGATCCGCTGTGACTCAATCACATATGGACTGCTTCTCAGCGTCTTCGGCGTTGGCTGTATCGTCGGAGCATTCTCTTTGCCGATTATGCGTCGACGCTTGTCGCTCGACCACCTGAATTTAGTGGGCAATCTGCTCTTTGCCATATCGCTCGTCATACTGGCCTTCTCCCATCATTTTCTCGTAGCTTGCTGCGCGATGTTAGACGCAGGCGCCGCCTGGATCATCGTCAACTCGAGCATGAATGCCGCCGCGCAAATGGCGACTCCATCATGGGTGCGTGCCCGCGCCATGTCTGTTTATATTCTTGTATTTCAAGGCAGCGTCGCTGTCGGCAGTCTGCTCTGGGGACAGATCGCATGCTTTGAAGGCGGCTTGCCGCTGGCCCTTGGTATTTCGGCGATCTGTATGTGTGTCAACTTCACGCTCGCCATGCGATTCAAATTGTCGATGGTAGAGGGAATGGACACATCAATGTCATCTCACTGGCGAGATCCAAACATTGTTCACGAACCTGATCCAGATAACGGACCTGTACTGGTGACAGTGGAATATGTCATCGACCCCGCCAGAGCCAAAGAGTTCACCGAAGCAGCAAACATTCTTGGTCGTGTTCGCAGACGAGATGGAGCCTATCAGTGGCATCTATTCTTCGATCTGGCACGACCCGAGCGTTGCTTTGAAACTTTTATGATCGAATCATGGGGCGAACACGTCAGACAACACGAACGTGTGATGATTTCAGACAAAGTCGTAGAAGATAAAGTCAACTCCTTTCACATCGGTGAGAGACCGCCGATCGTGCATCATTTGCTCTCCGCAAATTCAGCAGAACCAATCGCAATTCCTGCTCAAAATCCGCTCAGACACTGA